A genome region from Lucilia cuprina isolate Lc7/37 chromosome 3, ASM2204524v1, whole genome shotgun sequence includes the following:
- the LOC111674797 gene encoding DNA topoisomerase 1 — MSVDVSGENPPPAHNGGTAEAQVNGMSNGHSNGHISSSSSKSHKSSSKDKHRDKDRDHKSSSSSSHKSSSRDKEKHSSSSSSSSKDKHRDKDRDDKHKSSSSSSSSSHRDKDRERSDKDKHKSSSSSSSSSHKSSSKDKERRDKDRDRKEGSSSSSSRDKDRSDRDKDKDRHHKSSSSSSRDKDRDKDRHHRSSSSSSSSSKHKHSSSSSKSSSSHDKSHRKDGEFIKPEPLSQPSNHSQENGFNGNVLSHDIKQEQFTQDPLETSNSNGFNQTFEDNNKREDERSFNVSQASSCDYSMSQFRDDEPPFVAKEESSIQEVNIKSEDDESPEEDYKPEEEDEEDEDEDMPLAMRKTKSRQTPEEQMDDEDDEEDIPLAKRKIKAEEEEDDDEDVPLLARKKPKKESKSKSKDKKKKRIKEEEEDDYADVKPKKKVKKEHSAVKTETESPTKRVKKEKKNDEEEEVWRWWEEEKREDGVKWNTLEHKGPVFAPPYERLPKNVRFYYDGKPMHLSEETEECATFYAKMLNHEYCTKQIFNDNFFKDFRKTMTKEEKEIIKDFNKCNFEEMHQYFLAESEKRKNATKEEKLAKKMENEALVKEYGICIIDGHKEKIGNFRLEPPGLFRGRGEHPKMGMIKRRIRAEDVSINCGKDSKIPAPPPGHRWKEVIHNNTVTWLASWVENVQGQVKYIMLNPSSKLKGEKDHIKYETARKLAKSIDKIRETYRNEWKSKEMRVRQRAVALYFIDKLALRAGNEKDEDQADTVGCCSLRVEHVQLHKSLNGKENVVVFDFLGKDSIRYYNEVEVEKRVFKNLELFMENKKIGDDLFDRLNTQVLNEHLKELMEGLTAKVFRTYNASITLQNQLAELTKDDMTIPEKLLAYNRANRAVAILCNHQRSVPKSHEKSMENLKEKIRQKREAIEDCEAEYHDLKRQRGSVKERINADKKAKQLERLKEQLKKLELQETDRDENKTIALGTSKLNYLDPRISVAWCKKHNVPIEKIFNKTQRTKFLWAIHMADENYIF; from the exons ATGAGTGTCGATGTATCGGGAGaaaat cCACCACCAGCCCATAATGGCGGTACTGCTGAGGCCCAAGTGAATGGCATGAGCAATGGTCATAGTAATGGCCATATTAGTAGTAGCAGCAGTAAATCTCATAAATCATCAAGCAAGGATAAACATCGTGACAAGGATAGAGATCATAAAAGCTCTTCGTCGAGCAGTCATAAGAGTAGCAGTCg CGATAAAGAAAAGCATAGCTCTTCTTCGTCGTCAAGCAGCAAAGATAAACATCGCGATAAGGATCGTGATGATAAACATAAAAGCTCTTCATCGAGTAGTTCTAGCAGTCATCGTGACAAGGATAGAGAACGTAGTGACAAAGACAAACATAAATCATCTTCTTCATCGTCATCTTCTAGCCACAAGAGTTCTTCAAAGGACAAGGAAAGACGTGATAAAGATAGAGATCGCAAAGAAGGCTCTAGTAGTTCTAGTAGCAGAGATAAAGATCGCAGTGATAGAGACAAAGATAAGGATCGTCATCATAAGTCAAGCTCTTCCAGTTCTCGCGATAAAGATCGTGATAAGGATCGTCATCATCGTTCATCATCTTCTTCGTCGTCCTCGTCGAAACATAAACATTCCAGTTCTTCTTCGAAATCATCATCTTCTCATGATAAGTCTCACCGCAAGGATGGTGAATTTATCAAGCCCGAACCTTTGTCCCAGCCATCTAATCATTCGCAAGAAAATGGTTTTAATGGCAATGTTTTATCGCATGATATTAAACAGGAACAGTTCACACAGGATCCTTTAGAAACAAGCAACAGCAATGGTTTCAATCAAACTTTCGAGGATAATAACAAAAGAGAAGACGAAAGAAGTTTTAATGTGTCTCAAGCCAGTTCTTGTGATTATTCCATGTCCCAGTTTCGCGATGATGAACCACCATTTGTAGCCAAGGAAGAAAGCAGTATCCAGGAAGTCAATATCAAGTCTGAAGATGATGAATCACCAGAGGAGGACTATAAACCCGAGGAAGAGGATGAAGAAGACGAAGATGAAGATATGCCATTGGCCATGCGTAAAACAAAATCTCGCCAGACGCCTGAAGAACAAATGGACGATGAAGATGACGAAGAAGACATACCCCTAGCTAAACGCAAAATAAAGGCTGAAGAAGAAGAAGACGACGATGAGGATGTACCATTATTGGCCcgtaaaaaacctaaaaaagaaTCCAAATCAAAATCCAAGGATAAGAAAAAGAAACGTATCAAAGAAGAGGAAGAAGATGATTATGCTGATGTAAAACCCAAAAAGAAAGTAAAGAAGGAACATAGTGCAGTAAAAACTGAAACCGAATCACCGACAAAGCGCGTTAAGAAGGAAAAGAAAAACGACGAAGAAGAGGAAGTTTGGAGATG GTGGGAAGAAGAAAAGCGTGAAGATGGTGTCAAATGGAATACTTTGGAACACAAAGGACCAGTTTTTGCTCCTCCCTACGAGCGTCTACCTAAGAACGTACGCTTTTACTATGATGGCAAACCTATGCATTTGTCGGAGGAAACTGAAGAATGTGCTACATTCTATGCCAAGATGTTGAACCATGAGTACTGTACGAAGCAGATTTTCAACGACAACTTCTTCAAGGATTTCCGTAAGACCATGACTAAAGAAGAAAAGGAAATCATTAAAGACTTCAACAAGTGCAATTTCGAAGAAATGCATCAATATTTCTTGGCCGAATCGGAAAAACGTAAGAATGCTACCAAGGAAGAAAAACTTGCCAAGAAAATGGAAAATGAAGCCCTGGTCAAAGAATATGGCATCTGTATTATTGATGGACATAAGGAGAAAATTGGTAATTTCAGATTAGAACCTCCGGGTCTTTTCAGAGGTCGCGGTGAACATCCTAAAATGGGTATGATTAAAAGACGTATACGTGCTGAAGACGTCTCCATCAATTGCGGCAAAGACTCAAAAATACCTGCACCACCACCAGGCCATCGTTGGAAGGAAGTCATTCACAATAACACTGTCACTTGGTTGGCTTCATGGGTTGAAAATGTCCAAGGTCAAGTGAAATACATCATGTTGAATCCTTCGTCCAAACTAAAGGGTGAAAAGGATCATATCAAATATGAAACAGCTCGTAAATTGGCCAAATCCATTGATAAAATTCGTGAAACATATCGCAATGAATGGAAATCCAAAGAAATGCGAGTACGACAACGTGCTGTTGCACTCTATTTCATTGATAAATTGGCGTTGAGAGCTGGTAACGAAAAGGATGAGGATCAAGCCGATACGGTTGGTTGCTGTTCGTTGCGTGTCGAACACGTACAACTTCACAAATCGTTGAATGGTAAAGAAAATGTTGTGGTATTTGATTTCCTTGGTAAGGATTCTATACGTTATTACAACGAAGTCGAAGTTGAAAAGAGAGTATTTAAAAACTTGGAATTGTttatggaaaacaaaaaaatcggtGATGATTTATTCGATCGTCTGAACACACAGGTTCTCAATGAACATTTGAAAGAGCTGATGGAAG gtCTCACTGCCAAAGTGTTCCGTACCTATAACGCTTCAATTACATTACAAAATCAATTAGCGGAATTGACTAAGGACGATATGACAATACCCGAAAAGCTGTTAGCTTACAATAGAGCTAATCGTGCGGTAGCCATTCTGTGTAACCATCAACGTTCAGTGCCCAAAAGCCATGAGAAATCTATGGAAAATCTTAAAGAGAAAATACGACAAAAACGTGAGGCCATCGAAGATTGTGAAGCTGAATATCAT gaCCTTAAAAGACAGCGCGGTTCTGTTAAGGAGCGCATTAATGCCGATAAAAAGGCCAAACAATTGGAGCGTTTAAAGGAACAATTGAAAAAACTAGAACTACAAGAGACTGATAGGGATGAAAATAAAACCATTGCTCTGGGCACCTCCAAGTTGAATTATTTGGATCCACGTATTTCAGTGGCCTg GTGTAAAAAACATAATGTACCAATTgaaaagattttcaataaaactcaAAGAACCAAATTTTTATGGGCTATACACATGGCAgatgaaaattacattttctaA
- the LOC111674806 gene encoding run domain Beclin-1-interacting and cysteine-rich domain-containing protein isoform X1 produces the protein MATKVKEKLQLLPKDEIKCRELIENLKKTLNLWFLYGAVDDTILKEVLNSCAEIILHGLKNQPEKLQTNTSINALDYDSSPTTSAASMNVNTNNNNNNNIDNNNGNNDLNLNVLHKIIDDFEWVRNAVSIRRNSNNTPPRRILTPTLGGAKASLLLQNRQIQLNVNRKETPRETTILTHVTRWLMHNLNEHNLCGFLQYLVTDKELLEEHYSEEALLRQEKYCTILVIGLTAFETHQYGLLSQIDAVLKDDIKDNKIHKRSNSQPNVIIVPQTKRKVSSVKNSPTKTSTQLHPSSTCLLTIRKTKSLPELTKQMLTSPDDTDAGYLKRPRRKTIGTIRSRITKPQNIPQNVNTNINASHTTTSSSGSFLLDYDDNQPTTSQASSNRSKSPISNYTLNSNKSNTSSLMSTSVSSCNSNSTTKCIQLINTDDIKIWTDHTWEMKQKNKQQNQHPTASCAIPTPLATNTKPSKSLSPLNSFFSSLFSTPPSYTSWFVDHGGRTEQESTETAIESIIPDNQQQHHHSVMSSQQQLSSLSLGSTVFDKFLPIDGKKLKSRKSQSLFEDVNTTLDCSGINMLVSADSPTTTSSPGSALVTPKNCQSLTRFLQMSHLSRNNTELEKENAHFRISEAIISAIEHIKWNKLETQKDKELREATPLATDYLAASDVTQNFNVPTSSSDIIEGEHIPYAELEEVSYDLLSAEVVGLSLISKFDEKHLPKVSELKWLVSDDDTPQKLLPMPDLTSSANPDEHVIHSATRGTRYWAPPRQQIIFTDHPTPNRKELLKKQNYRCAGCGMRVSPQYMQSFRYCTYLGKYHCTGCHRNQISATPAKILQAWDFKCYPVSVFAYRLLEQMYAYPLFYVPDLNPALYIRSKSLLSARNKRLQLKFVKDFIRMCRFALREQSYFESVPDYITADIDNWSMSDFIDAHTKCLHRSIDELISKCENHIFNCVLCTARGFLCEYCHADVIIYPWDSRVERCDRCGTCFHRSCWKSLSEKCCRCQRIDKRQDEINDVI, from the exons ATGGCaacaaaagtaaaagaaaaattacaactgTTGCCAAAAGACGAAATAAAGTGTCgtgaattaattgaaaatttaaagaaaaccttAAATCTATGGTTTCTTTATGGGGCGGTTGATGACACGATTTTAAAGGAAGTACTCAATTCATGTGCGGAAATTATTTTACATGGTTTAAAAAATCAACCAGAAAAG CTGCAGACAAATACAAGTATTAATGCATTGGATTATGATTCATCGCCAACTACATCTGCTGCATCTATGAATGTAAAtactaacaacaataataataataacatcgACAATAACAATGGCAATAATGACCTAAACTTGAATGTTCTACATAAAATAATCGATGATTTTGAATGGGTGCGTAATGCAGTTAGTATACGACGTAATTCAAACAATACACCTCCCCGTAGAATTTTAACACCAACATTAGGGGGAGCAAAGGCGTCTTTACTACTACAAAATCGACAGATACAGTTGAATGTAAATCGAAAAGAAACTCCACGAGAAACGACAATATTAACACATGTGACACGATGGTTAATGCACAATCTTAACGAACACAATTTATGTGGTTTTTTGCAGTATTTAGTCACCGATAAAGAACTATTAGAAGAGCATTACAGCGAAGAAGCTCTACTAAgacaagaaaaatattgtacaatCTTAGTTATTGGCTTGACGGCCTTTGAAACACATCAATATGGTCTTTTAAGTCAAATTGACGCTGTGCTCAAAGACGATATAAAAGACAACAAGATTCACAAAAGATCAAATTCTCAGCCAAATGTTATTATAGTACCACAAACCAAACGAAAAGTTTCTTCTGTAAAAAATTCTCCTACAAAAACATCAACTCAGCTTCATCCCTCTTCTACATGTTTATTGACTATACGTAAAACAAAAAGTCTTCCCGAACTCACCAAGCAAATGTTAACATCACCAGATGACACAGATGCTGGTTACTTAAAACGACCTAGACGTAAAACCATTGGGACAATCAGATCTAGAATAACTAAACCTCAGAATATACCACAAAACGTGAACACCAATATAAATGCTTCACACACCACTACCTCGTCTTCTGGTTCCTTTTTATTGGATTATGACGATAATCAACCAACAACATCACAAGCAAGTTCAAACCGTAGTAAAAGTCCAATATCGAATTATACCCTAAATTCAAACAAGTCCAATACATCCAGTTTAATGTCGACCTCAGTGTCTTCCTGCAATTCGAATAGCACAACCAAATGCATACAATTAATTAACACCGATGATATAAAGATTTGGACAGATCACACTTGGGAAatgaaacagaaaaacaaacagCAGAATCAACATCCAACAGCATCCTGTGCTATACCCACACCGTTGGCCACCAATACCAAGCCTTCCAAAAGCCTTAGCCCTTTGAACAGCTTCTTTTCTTCACTTTTCAGTACCCCGCCCTCTTATACATCCTGGTTTGTGGATCATGGTGGTCGAACGGAGCAGGAATCAACTGAAACCGCCATAGAATCCATTATACCAgacaatcaacaacaacatcatcattccGTTATGTCTTCTCAGCAACAATTGTCATCCTTATCGTTGGGATCTAcagttttcgataaatttttaccAATCGAtggtaaaaaactaaaatctcgTAAATCGCAAAGTCTCTTCGAAGATGTGAACACTACGCTTGATTGTTCGGGTATAAATATGTTGGTGTCGGCCGATTCCCCTACAACAACGTCTTCTCCGGGTTCTGCGTTGGTTACACCAAAAAATTGCCAAAGTTTAACaagatttttacaaatgtcTCACTTGTCACGCAACAATACGGAGTTGGAGAAGGAAAATGCGCATTTTCGTATATCGGAGGCAATAATCTCTGCTATAGAACATATAAAGTGGAATAAACTGGAAACGCAAAAAGATAAAGAGTTACGAGAAG cTACACCTTTAGCTACAGACTACTTGGCCGCGTCAGATGTTACTCAAAATTTCAACGTACCCACTTCATCCAGTGATATTATAGAAGGAGAACATATACCTTATGCTGAGTTAGAAGAAGTAAGCTATGATTTACTTTCGGCTGAGGTGGTAGGTCTGTCGCTTATATCAAAATTTGATGAGAAACATTTACCAAAAGTTTCTGAACTAAAGTGGCTGGTATCGGATGATGATACGCCACAAAAATTGTTACCCATGCCCGATTTAACAAGTTCAGCTAATCCCGATGAACATGTCATACATTCGGCAACACGTGGCACCAGATATTGGGCACCACCAAGACAACAAATCATATTTACCGATCATCCCACGCCAAA ccGCAAAGAATTgctaaagaaacaaaattatcgCTGTGCTGGCTGTGGCATGCGCGTATCACCCCAATATATGCAGAGTTTTCGTTACTGCACCTATTTGGGTAAATATCACTGTACTGGTTGTCATCGTAATCAAATTTCGGCCACACCAGCCAAGATTTTGCAAGC CTGGGATTTTAAATGTTATCCAGTTAGTGTCTTTGCTTATCGTCTGCTGGAACAAATGTATGCTTATCCTCTATTCTATGTACCCGACTTAAATCCTGCCTTATATATTCGTAGTAAATCATTGCTCAGTGCTCGTAATAAACGTTtacaattgaaatttgttaaagacTTTATACGCATGTGTCGTTTTGCCTTGCGTGAACAGAGTTATTTTGAATCGGTACCCGATTATATAACCGCCGACATCGATAATTGGTCTATGTCGGATTTTATCGATGCACACACCAAGTGCTTGCACCGCTCCATAGATGAGTTAATAAGTAAATGTGAAAATCATATATTTAATTGTGTG CTTTGTACGGCCCGAGGTTTTCTATGTGAATATTGTCATGCAGATGTGATAATATATCCTTGGGACTCACGTGTTGAACGCTGTGATCGTTGCGGTACATGTTTTCATCGCAGCTGCTGGAAATCTTTGAGTGAAAAATGCTGTCGTTGCCAAAGGATCGATAAACGTCAAGATGAAATCAATGACGTCATTTAA
- the LOC111674806 gene encoding run domain Beclin-1-interacting and cysteine-rich domain-containing protein isoform X2, with product MAICSMMKHLRNDVYIVYLQTNTSINALDYDSSPTTSAASMNVNTNNNNNNNIDNNNGNNDLNLNVLHKIIDDFEWVRNAVSIRRNSNNTPPRRILTPTLGGAKASLLLQNRQIQLNVNRKETPRETTILTHVTRWLMHNLNEHNLCGFLQYLVTDKELLEEHYSEEALLRQEKYCTILVIGLTAFETHQYGLLSQIDAVLKDDIKDNKIHKRSNSQPNVIIVPQTKRKVSSVKNSPTKTSTQLHPSSTCLLTIRKTKSLPELTKQMLTSPDDTDAGYLKRPRRKTIGTIRSRITKPQNIPQNVNTNINASHTTTSSSGSFLLDYDDNQPTTSQASSNRSKSPISNYTLNSNKSNTSSLMSTSVSSCNSNSTTKCIQLINTDDIKIWTDHTWEMKQKNKQQNQHPTASCAIPTPLATNTKPSKSLSPLNSFFSSLFSTPPSYTSWFVDHGGRTEQESTETAIESIIPDNQQQHHHSVMSSQQQLSSLSLGSTVFDKFLPIDGKKLKSRKSQSLFEDVNTTLDCSGINMLVSADSPTTTSSPGSALVTPKNCQSLTRFLQMSHLSRNNTELEKENAHFRISEAIISAIEHIKWNKLETQKDKELREATPLATDYLAASDVTQNFNVPTSSSDIIEGEHIPYAELEEVSYDLLSAEVVGLSLISKFDEKHLPKVSELKWLVSDDDTPQKLLPMPDLTSSANPDEHVIHSATRGTRYWAPPRQQIIFTDHPTPNRKELLKKQNYRCAGCGMRVSPQYMQSFRYCTYLGKYHCTGCHRNQISATPAKILQAWDFKCYPVSVFAYRLLEQMYAYPLFYVPDLNPALYIRSKSLLSARNKRLQLKFVKDFIRMCRFALREQSYFESVPDYITADIDNWSMSDFIDAHTKCLHRSIDELISKCENHIFNCVLCTARGFLCEYCHADVIIYPWDSRVERCDRCGTCFHRSCWKSLSEKCCRCQRIDKRQDEINDVI from the exons ATGGCAATCTGTTCGATGATGAAACATTTACGGAACGACGTATACATTGTATat CTGCAGACAAATACAAGTATTAATGCATTGGATTATGATTCATCGCCAACTACATCTGCTGCATCTATGAATGTAAAtactaacaacaataataataataacatcgACAATAACAATGGCAATAATGACCTAAACTTGAATGTTCTACATAAAATAATCGATGATTTTGAATGGGTGCGTAATGCAGTTAGTATACGACGTAATTCAAACAATACACCTCCCCGTAGAATTTTAACACCAACATTAGGGGGAGCAAAGGCGTCTTTACTACTACAAAATCGACAGATACAGTTGAATGTAAATCGAAAAGAAACTCCACGAGAAACGACAATATTAACACATGTGACACGATGGTTAATGCACAATCTTAACGAACACAATTTATGTGGTTTTTTGCAGTATTTAGTCACCGATAAAGAACTATTAGAAGAGCATTACAGCGAAGAAGCTCTACTAAgacaagaaaaatattgtacaatCTTAGTTATTGGCTTGACGGCCTTTGAAACACATCAATATGGTCTTTTAAGTCAAATTGACGCTGTGCTCAAAGACGATATAAAAGACAACAAGATTCACAAAAGATCAAATTCTCAGCCAAATGTTATTATAGTACCACAAACCAAACGAAAAGTTTCTTCTGTAAAAAATTCTCCTACAAAAACATCAACTCAGCTTCATCCCTCTTCTACATGTTTATTGACTATACGTAAAACAAAAAGTCTTCCCGAACTCACCAAGCAAATGTTAACATCACCAGATGACACAGATGCTGGTTACTTAAAACGACCTAGACGTAAAACCATTGGGACAATCAGATCTAGAATAACTAAACCTCAGAATATACCACAAAACGTGAACACCAATATAAATGCTTCACACACCACTACCTCGTCTTCTGGTTCCTTTTTATTGGATTATGACGATAATCAACCAACAACATCACAAGCAAGTTCAAACCGTAGTAAAAGTCCAATATCGAATTATACCCTAAATTCAAACAAGTCCAATACATCCAGTTTAATGTCGACCTCAGTGTCTTCCTGCAATTCGAATAGCACAACCAAATGCATACAATTAATTAACACCGATGATATAAAGATTTGGACAGATCACACTTGGGAAatgaaacagaaaaacaaacagCAGAATCAACATCCAACAGCATCCTGTGCTATACCCACACCGTTGGCCACCAATACCAAGCCTTCCAAAAGCCTTAGCCCTTTGAACAGCTTCTTTTCTTCACTTTTCAGTACCCCGCCCTCTTATACATCCTGGTTTGTGGATCATGGTGGTCGAACGGAGCAGGAATCAACTGAAACCGCCATAGAATCCATTATACCAgacaatcaacaacaacatcatcattccGTTATGTCTTCTCAGCAACAATTGTCATCCTTATCGTTGGGATCTAcagttttcgataaatttttaccAATCGAtggtaaaaaactaaaatctcgTAAATCGCAAAGTCTCTTCGAAGATGTGAACACTACGCTTGATTGTTCGGGTATAAATATGTTGGTGTCGGCCGATTCCCCTACAACAACGTCTTCTCCGGGTTCTGCGTTGGTTACACCAAAAAATTGCCAAAGTTTAACaagatttttacaaatgtcTCACTTGTCACGCAACAATACGGAGTTGGAGAAGGAAAATGCGCATTTTCGTATATCGGAGGCAATAATCTCTGCTATAGAACATATAAAGTGGAATAAACTGGAAACGCAAAAAGATAAAGAGTTACGAGAAG cTACACCTTTAGCTACAGACTACTTGGCCGCGTCAGATGTTACTCAAAATTTCAACGTACCCACTTCATCCAGTGATATTATAGAAGGAGAACATATACCTTATGCTGAGTTAGAAGAAGTAAGCTATGATTTACTTTCGGCTGAGGTGGTAGGTCTGTCGCTTATATCAAAATTTGATGAGAAACATTTACCAAAAGTTTCTGAACTAAAGTGGCTGGTATCGGATGATGATACGCCACAAAAATTGTTACCCATGCCCGATTTAACAAGTTCAGCTAATCCCGATGAACATGTCATACATTCGGCAACACGTGGCACCAGATATTGGGCACCACCAAGACAACAAATCATATTTACCGATCATCCCACGCCAAA ccGCAAAGAATTgctaaagaaacaaaattatcgCTGTGCTGGCTGTGGCATGCGCGTATCACCCCAATATATGCAGAGTTTTCGTTACTGCACCTATTTGGGTAAATATCACTGTACTGGTTGTCATCGTAATCAAATTTCGGCCACACCAGCCAAGATTTTGCAAGC CTGGGATTTTAAATGTTATCCAGTTAGTGTCTTTGCTTATCGTCTGCTGGAACAAATGTATGCTTATCCTCTATTCTATGTACCCGACTTAAATCCTGCCTTATATATTCGTAGTAAATCATTGCTCAGTGCTCGTAATAAACGTTtacaattgaaatttgttaaagacTTTATACGCATGTGTCGTTTTGCCTTGCGTGAACAGAGTTATTTTGAATCGGTACCCGATTATATAACCGCCGACATCGATAATTGGTCTATGTCGGATTTTATCGATGCACACACCAAGTGCTTGCACCGCTCCATAGATGAGTTAATAAGTAAATGTGAAAATCATATATTTAATTGTGTG CTTTGTACGGCCCGAGGTTTTCTATGTGAATATTGTCATGCAGATGTGATAATATATCCTTGGGACTCACGTGTTGAACGCTGTGATCGTTGCGGTACATGTTTTCATCGCAGCTGCTGGAAATCTTTGAGTGAAAAATGCTGTCGTTGCCAAAGGATCGATAAACGTCAAGATGAAATCAATGACGTCATTTAA
- the LOC111674810 gene encoding tRNA-dihydrouridine(20) synthase [NAD(P)+]-like: MIWKFLRKMTIDKVQRLDYSNKIILAPMVRVGTLPTRLLALEMGADIVYTEELIDLRLIKCKRTINEALGTVDFIDPTDGTVTFRTCDLEKSRVVLQMGTSDADRALAVGLKVQHDIAGLDINMGCPKEFSIKGGMGAALLSQPDKAAHILKTLVDGLQIPVTCKIRILPDLQDTIELVKKLVSTGIAAIGIHCRTRDERPQHEPHPEVIREIVKHIDIPVICNGGSRDIQKYEDILKFRKQCGASSIMVARAAQINVSIFRKEGFLPMDELICKYLKLSVDYDNPPHNTKYGVQSILREQQETPRGKQFLQSQTMQQICEIWNLGDYCRQKELELHEKSKYGRRKVVPGQVDNSDVLETVAKKAKIENEEDIIEENVAFLRSNYNMNIDKFPKSILYEHSRKEDKLQPVYETEGKDKLFRSICKYDDKRYRSTYWQKNKKQAEQAAALVCLKNIGLVTDEELIKNGSILR, translated from the exons atgatttggaaatttttaagaaaaatgacTATTGATAAAGTTCAACGTTTAGACTATAGCAATAAAATCATTTTGGCACCCATGGTAAGGGTAGGCACACTACCCACTAGATTATTGGCCCTAGAGATGGGAGCTGATATTGTTTACACCGAGGAATTAATTGATTTAAGATTAATAAAGTGTAAAAGAACAATAAATG AGGCTTTGGGCACGGTGGATTTTATTGATCCCACCGATGGCACGGTAACATTTCGCACCTGTGATTTAGAAAAATCTCGCGTTGTGCTGCAAATGGGCACCAGTGATGCTGACCGAGCCTTGGCAGTGGGCTTAAAAGTGCAGCATGATATTGCTGGTCTAGATATCAATATGGGTTGTCCTAAGGAATTTTCCATTAAGGGTGGCATGGGTGCTGCTCTTTTGTCTCAGCCAGATAAGGCTGCACACATATTAAAAACACTTGTAGATGGCCTGCAAATACCAGTTACCTGTAAAATACGCATACTACCCGACCTGCAAGACACCATAGAATTGGTCAAGAAACTGGTAAGTACTGGTATAGCGGCAATTGGCATACACTGTCGTACAAGAGATGAAAGACCACAGCATGAACCACATCCGGAAGTAATAAGAGAGATTGTTAAACACATCGACATACCGGTCATTTGTAATGGTGGCTCCCGGGATATACAAAAATACGAGGACATTTTAAAGTTTCGTAAACAGTGTGGTGCTTCCAGTATAATGGTGGCTAGAGCAGCTCAAATTAATGTGTCCATATTTAGGAAGGAGG GGTTTTTGCCCATGGATGAgcttatttgtaaatatttaaaattaagtgttGACTATGACAATCCTCCACACAATACCAAGTATGGGGTGCAGAGCATTTTAAGGGAACAACAGGAGACACCAAGAGGAAAACAGTTTCTACAATCACAAACTATGCAACAAATATG tGAGATTTGGAATTTAGGTGATTATTGTCGTCAAAAGGAATTAGAACTGCATGAGAAAAGTAAATATGGCAGACGAAAAGTTGTGCCTGGACAAGTGGACAATTCGGATGTATTGGAGACAGTtgctaaaaaagcaaaaatagaaaatgaGGAAGATATAATAGAAGAGAATGTAGCTTTTCTCCGTAGCAACTACAATATGA ATATAGACAAATTTCCCAAAAGTATCTTATATGAACACTCAAGGAAAGAGGATAAATTGCAACCAGTTTATGAGACAGAGGGCAAAGATAAACTGTTTCGTTCCATTTGCAAGTACGATGACAAACGTTACCGAAGTACATATTGGCAAAAGAATAAGAAACAAGCCGAACAGGCAGCAGCCCTagtgtgtttaaaaaatattggtctagTCACAGATGAAGAACTCATAAAAAATGGTAGTATTTTAAGATGA